The Synechococcus sp. WH 8101 sequence CTGATCTTCGACACCACCCTGCGGGATGGTGAACAGTCGCCTGGCGCCAGCCTCAACCTCGAGGAGAAGCTGGCCATCGCGCAGCAGCTGGCCCGGCTCGGTGTCGACATCATCGAAGCCGGATTTCCCTTTGCCAGTGCCGGCGATTTCGAGGCGGTGCAGCGCATCGCCCAACAGGTGGGTGGTGCGCAGGGGCCAATCATCTGCGGTCTCGCCCGCGCCTCCCGTGGCGATATCAAGGCCTGTGCCGATGCGGTGGCTCCAGCCCCGCGCCGCCGCATCCACACCTTCATCGCCACCAGCGACATTCATCTCGAGCACAAACTGCGCAAGAGCCGCAAGGAGGTGCTGGCAATCGTTCCCGAGATGGTGGCGTATGCCCGCTCCCTGGTCGATGACGTCGAGTTTTCCTGTGAGGACGCCGGCCGCAGTGATCCGGAGTTTCTCTACGAGGTGATCGAGGCAGCGATCGCGGCTGGTGCGGGCACGATCAATATTCCCGACACCGTCGGTTACACCACCCCGGCGGAGTTCGGTGCCCTGATCGCCGGCATCGATCAGCACGTGCCCAACATCCAGGAGGCGGTCCTGTCGGTGCATGGCCACAACGATCTGGGTCTGGCCGTGGCCAATTTCCTTGAGGCGGTCAAGAACGGCGCCCGTCAACTCGAGTGCACCATCAATGGCATCGGCGAACGGGCCGGTAATGCGGCCCTGGAGGAGTTGGTGATGGCGCTGCATGTGCGCCGCCGCTACTTCAATCCTTTCTTTGGTCGCGACGAGGAGTCCCCCACGCCGCTCACGGCCGTTCGCACCGAGGAGATCACCAAGACCTCCCGCTTGGTGTCGAATCTCACCGGCATGGTGGTGCAACCCAATAAGGCGATCGTGGGTGCCAACGCCTTCGCCCACGAGTCGGGCATTCACCAGGACGGCGTGCTCAAGAACCGCCTCACCTATGAAATTGTCGATGCCCGCACCGTCGGCCTGAGCGATAACCGCATCTCTCTGGGCAAGTTGAGTGGTCGCAGTGCCGTGCGCGCTCGCCTGGAGGAGCTGGGCTACGACCTCAGCCGTGAGGATCTCGATGAGGCCTTTGCTCGCTTCAAGGATCTGGCCGATCGCAAGCGTGAGATCACCGATCGCGATCTGGAAGCGATCGTGAGCGAGCAGGTGCAGCAGCCCGAGGCCCGCTACCAGCTCAAGTTGGTGCAGGTGAGTTGTGGCAGCAGCCTGCGGCCCACGGCCACCGTCACCCTGGCCAACGAAGAGGGACGGGAGCAGACCACGGCCGCGATCGGCACCGGGCCAGTCGATGCGGTGTGTCGGGCGCTCAACGCCCTGGCGGAGGAGCCCAACGAGCTGGTGGAGTTCTCGGTGAAATCGGTCACTGAGGGCATCGACGCCATGGGGGAGGTCACGATTCGGCTCCGGCGTGAAGGGCAGCTGTTCTCGGGGCACTCCGCCGACACCGATGTGGTGGTGGCGGCGGCTCAGGCGTTCGTCAATGCCCTCAACCGCCTGGTGGCTGGTGCGTCCCGCTCCGCCATTCATCCCCAGCGCGATCATGCGGTCCTGGAGACCCGCCCGAGTCTCTGAACACCATGACCACCCGCGTGCGCGCCCGTTTCGCTCCGGTCCTGCAGCTGTTGGTGCTGATTCTGTTGGCGCTTGTGGTGCTGGTGCCCCTGCTCTGGTTGGTGAGCACCTCCCTCAAAGGTCCTTCGGAAGACATCTTCACCAGTCCCCCGGCGCTGTTGCCTTCAGCACCGAGCCTTGAGGCCTATAGCCGCCTCTTCCGCGACAACCCACTGGGGCTCTATCTGATCAACAGCACGATCGTCAGCGTGTTGGCGGTGGTGGCCAATTTGCTGTTTTGCTCCCTGGCCGCCTACCCCCTGGCGCGCATGCGCTTTGCAGGCCGTGGCTTGGTGCTAGCCCTGGTGGTCGCCACCATCCTGATTCCCTTTCAGGTGGTGATGATTCCCCTCTATTTGTTGATGGTGCAGCTCGGCCTGCGGAACACCTTGCTGGCCCTGGTGATCCCCCAGGCCGCCACCGCGTTTGGCCTCTACCTGCTGCGTCAGAGTTTTCTCGCCGTGCCCGTGGAGCTGGAGGAGGCGGCTCGCATCGATGGGTGCAGCAAACTTGGTGAGTGGTGGAACGTGATGATCCCCGCGGCTCGGGCTGATCTGATCACCCTGGCGATGTTTGTGTTCATCGGCACCTGGAGTGATTTCCTTTGGCCGCTGGTGATCCTGGATGACCCCCAGCTCTATACCCTTCCCCTTGGACTGCAG is a genomic window containing:
- a CDS encoding 2-isopropylmalate synthase, which gives rise to MAKDPGRVLIFDTTLRDGEQSPGASLNLEEKLAIAQQLARLGVDIIEAGFPFASAGDFEAVQRIAQQVGGAQGPIICGLARASRGDIKACADAVAPAPRRRIHTFIATSDIHLEHKLRKSRKEVLAIVPEMVAYARSLVDDVEFSCEDAGRSDPEFLYEVIEAAIAAGAGTINIPDTVGYTTPAEFGALIAGIDQHVPNIQEAVLSVHGHNDLGLAVANFLEAVKNGARQLECTINGIGERAGNAALEELVMALHVRRRYFNPFFGRDEESPTPLTAVRTEEITKTSRLVSNLTGMVVQPNKAIVGANAFAHESGIHQDGVLKNRLTYEIVDARTVGLSDNRISLGKLSGRSAVRARLEELGYDLSREDLDEAFARFKDLADRKREITDRDLEAIVSEQVQQPEARYQLKLVQVSCGSSLRPTATVTLANEEGREQTTAAIGTGPVDAVCRALNALAEEPNELVEFSVKSVTEGIDAMGEVTIRLRREGQLFSGHSADTDVVVAAAQAFVNALNRLVAGASRSAIHPQRDHAVLETRPSL
- a CDS encoding carbohydrate ABC transporter permease — translated: MTTRVRARFAPVLQLLVLILLALVVLVPLLWLVSTSLKGPSEDIFTSPPALLPSAPSLEAYSRLFRDNPLGLYLINSTIVSVLAVVANLLFCSLAAYPLARMRFAGRGLVLALVVATILIPFQVVMIPLYLLMVQLGLRNTLLALVIPQAATAFGLYLLRQSFLAVPVELEEAARIDGCSKLGEWWNVMIPAARADLITLAMFVFIGTWSDFLWPLVILDDPQLYTLPLGLQQLASSFSLDWRIVAAGSVVSILPVLVLFVLLQRYILPSASSDAVKG